A genomic window from Candidatus Kouleothrix ribensis includes:
- a CDS encoding DUF488 domain-containing protein: MNTIYTLGYSGWKPIALKAQVDTLGARLVDIRYNPQSRRPEWRKDAFRALLGDHYTHWPSLGNRNYKTGGPIELAAPDVALGLASSVLPEFPIILMCACREVESCHRLVAATFLSERLGAPIVHLAP, translated from the coding sequence GTGAATACGATCTACACACTCGGCTACAGTGGCTGGAAGCCCATTGCGCTCAAAGCACAGGTCGACACCCTCGGCGCGCGACTCGTGGACATTCGCTACAATCCACAGTCGCGCCGCCCTGAGTGGCGAAAAGATGCCTTCCGTGCTCTTTTGGGCGATCACTACACGCACTGGCCGTCGCTTGGCAATCGTAACTACAAAACCGGCGGCCCCATTGAGCTCGCCGCGCCTGACGTCGCCCTTGGTCTTGCCAGCTCGGTGCTGCCTGAGTTCCCCATCATCCTGATGTGTGCGTGCCGCGAGGTTGAGTCCTGCCATCGCTTGGTGGCGGCTACATTCCTGAGCGAACGCCTTGGCGCGCCGATCGTGCATCTCGCTCCGTAG
- a CDS encoding glucosaminidase domain-containing protein yields the protein MHIAPGPYHADSPILGRPYTTLDQARSYFQAHGTRIYTLHDVCNVIVPAYWRVCESVDVDPVLTLAQMAHETGHLSSWWCQRPRRNPAGIGVTGRTRLTAPASGAWVLFDGVWVEGVSFATWQDDSVPAHIGRLLGYALRDYQANPAQQALINRALTYRVLPKHFRGVALTWRGLNGRWAVPGTTYADKIATIANALCAFRAA from the coding sequence ATGCACATTGCACCAGGGCCGTATCATGCCGATTCTCCAATCCTCGGCAGGCCATATACAACGCTCGATCAGGCACGTAGCTACTTCCAGGCACACGGCACGCGCATCTACACGCTGCACGATGTCTGCAATGTGATAGTGCCAGCCTACTGGCGCGTGTGCGAATCGGTCGACGTTGATCCCGTACTCACACTCGCGCAGATGGCGCATGAGACCGGCCATCTCAGCTCATGGTGGTGCCAGCGCCCGCGCCGCAACCCGGCCGGCATCGGTGTCACCGGGCGCACCAGGCTCACCGCGCCGGCCAGCGGCGCCTGGGTGCTGTTTGATGGGGTGTGGGTCGAGGGAGTCTCGTTTGCAACCTGGCAGGACGACTCGGTACCGGCCCACATCGGGCGCTTGCTCGGCTATGCTCTGCGCGACTATCAGGCAAACCCTGCACAACAGGCGCTGATTAATCGCGCCCTGACCTATCGGGTGCTCCCCAAACACTTCCGAGGTGTTGCACTAACCTGGCGTGGGCTGAATGGGCGATGGGCCGTGCCGGGCACCACCTACGCCGACAAGATCGCCACGATCGCGAATGCGCTGTGCGCGTTTCGCGCAGCGTAA
- a CDS encoding DEAD/DEAH box helicase produces MQYTDFLHRKRPTVVPGGLSISPADLSPQLFPYQRDVVAWALRLGKAALFEERGLGKTIQQLEWARVAQQHTQGRVLIACPLAVAHQTIAEARTHLDLGVTYVRTQAEVDVAETPIVITNYDRLLNRHFTPEAFAGIVLDESSILKHYTSATRNYLTQAFAQTPYRLACTATPSPNDIVELGNHSEFLGVMSAGDMLTKFFIRDSNRASTFRLRGHAVKDYWAWVTEWAVCLSRPSDLNPAYSDTGYDLPQLQLLPHRVSVDHTRAWQPDRNGQLPMFLDGAASATAMWGEKRATIADRAAKVADIVAKIPDNEPIIIWHLTDAERDVLKAAVPEAVIVTGSQAPEVKERLLSDFTSGRARIISTKPSIAGFGLNWQHCNQMIFASIDHKFEVFYQALGRCHRYGQTRPVHAHVVYAESEETVLGNLQRKWSQHLAMQQEVIAAMRTSGLAARAWRRDTPDGTRPVVVPEWVRSN; encoded by the coding sequence ATGCAGTACACTGACTTCCTGCATCGGAAGCGCCCCACGGTAGTACCGGGCGGGCTCTCCATCTCGCCGGCTGACCTTTCGCCGCAGCTCTTCCCTTATCAGCGCGATGTGGTGGCCTGGGCGCTACGCCTCGGCAAGGCCGCGCTGTTCGAGGAGCGCGGCCTGGGCAAGACCATTCAGCAGCTCGAGTGGGCGCGTGTCGCGCAGCAGCACACACAGGGGCGCGTGCTCATCGCCTGCCCACTCGCAGTCGCGCACCAGACGATCGCCGAGGCGCGCACCCACCTTGATCTAGGCGTGACCTATGTGCGCACGCAGGCCGAGGTTGATGTGGCCGAGACACCGATCGTTATCACGAACTATGACCGGCTGCTCAACCGGCACTTCACGCCCGAGGCGTTCGCCGGGATCGTGCTCGACGAGAGCTCGATCCTTAAGCACTACACCAGCGCCACTCGCAACTACCTGACCCAGGCCTTTGCGCAGACACCGTACCGCCTCGCCTGCACGGCCACGCCCAGCCCGAACGACATCGTTGAGCTGGGCAACCACAGCGAGTTCCTCGGCGTGATGAGCGCCGGCGATATGCTGACCAAGTTCTTCATCCGCGACTCAAACCGCGCGAGCACCTTCCGCCTACGCGGCCACGCGGTCAAGGACTATTGGGCCTGGGTCACAGAATGGGCGGTGTGTCTAAGTCGCCCAAGCGACCTCAACCCGGCCTACTCCGATACAGGGTATGACCTGCCCCAGCTCCAGCTGCTGCCGCACCGGGTGAGCGTCGACCATACGCGCGCCTGGCAGCCCGATAGGAATGGCCAGCTGCCGATGTTCCTTGACGGCGCGGCCTCGGCCACGGCCATGTGGGGCGAGAAGCGCGCCACGATCGCCGACCGGGCGGCCAAGGTCGCGGACATCGTGGCCAAGATCCCCGACAACGAGCCGATCATCATCTGGCACCTGACCGATGCCGAGCGCGACGTGCTCAAGGCGGCCGTGCCCGAGGCGGTGATCGTCACCGGCAGCCAGGCGCCCGAGGTGAAGGAGCGCCTGCTCTCGGACTTCACCTCGGGCCGGGCACGGATCATCTCGACCAAGCCGTCGATCGCTGGGTTTGGACTCAACTGGCAGCACTGCAACCAGATGATCTTCGCCAGCATCGACCACAAGTTCGAGGTCTTCTACCAGGCCCTGGGCCGGTGCCATCGCTACGGCCAGACTCGGCCCGTGCATGCGCACGTGGTCTACGCTGAGAGTGAGGAGACCGTCCTCGGCAATCTTCAGCGCAAGTGGAGCCAGCACCTGGCAATGCAGCAGGAGGTAATCGCTGCAATGCGTACGAGCGGCCTGGCGGCCCGTGCGTGGCGTCGGGACACGCCGGATGGCACGCGGCCGGTGGTGGTGCCGGAATGGGTAAGGAGCAATTGA
- a CDS encoding N-acetylmuramoyl-L-alanine amidase translates to MPTPHFPGAAWNATLNRTPGHQGRKAVVIHIAQGGYESSIQYMRGAGVSSHFIISTTGGTTQMVSLDDSAWANGLLWAERPAQLPQGYTWHGPGWYCPHKHKVAPTWELITPGINPNLQTISIEHAGFTGKAVPTAQRLALLRLLRWLGEIYPELLPWTPGRTLIRHADIDPIDKAFCPGTGFDLAALAETANTPLPSAEAWQRVWAQRGVELPAHQLGWAIPQLYKYHFTQLGACVEPERYLAGGQVAVAIFELGMIYYLKATGRAYLGPSFMQPIGGNDVA, encoded by the coding sequence ATGCCCACCCCGCATTTCCCCGGCGCAGCCTGGAATGCAACCCTGAACCGCACCCCTGGCCACCAGGGGCGGAAAGCGGTCGTCATCCACATTGCCCAAGGCGGCTACGAGTCATCCATTCAGTACATGCGCGGCGCCGGTGTGAGCAGCCACTTCATCATCAGCACAACCGGGGGCACCACGCAGATGGTGAGTCTTGACGACTCGGCGTGGGCGAATGGCCTACTTTGGGCCGAACGACCCGCGCAGCTTCCCCAGGGCTATACCTGGCACGGCCCCGGCTGGTACTGCCCTCACAAACACAAGGTCGCCCCGACGTGGGAGCTGATCACCCCTGGCATCAATCCCAATCTGCAAACCATCAGCATCGAGCATGCAGGGTTCACGGGCAAGGCTGTGCCCACTGCGCAGCGCCTGGCCCTGCTGCGCCTGCTGCGCTGGCTGGGAGAGATTTACCCCGAGCTGCTCCCGTGGACTCCCGGCCGCACCCTGATTCGGCATGCAGACATCGATCCCATCGATAAGGCGTTCTGCCCCGGCACTGGTTTTGACCTGGCCGCGCTTGCCGAGACCGCCAATACGCCACTGCCCTCGGCAGAGGCCTGGCAGCGTGTCTGGGCGCAGCGCGGGGTCGAGCTGCCAGCGCACCAGCTCGGCTGGGCTATCCCCCAGCTGTACAAGTATCACTTTACCCAGCTGGGGGCATGCGTCGAACCGGAGCGCTATCTGGCGGGCGGTCAGGTGGCCGTCGCCATCTTTGAGCTCGGCATGATCTACTACCTCAAAGCCACCGGGCGGGCCTACCTCGGGCCGTCCTTCATGCAACCCATTGGAGGTAACGATGTGGCGTGA
- a CDS encoding phage portal protein, whose product MAPSRSRPRFFARLRYGIARMLLKAQSFSIVPSWFTQSVLQPAFRSLVRDGYQKSSAFFACISTLAFSFPEPPLYVYDAEGEEGQSMPMHGLRKLLRKPMPTMGEAEFKATVIVYLALGGNAYLHKLRNKAGQVIQLRPYHAGHITCVPGGENWISHYLYNPNGTGTVGVILDDLTRIEPNDIVHLKWPSVDPAQPWQSQPPILAAAAEVDSDVEAIRYIFALLKNDAIPRTVVTVPAERPLDDEEVRRMKEQWRERYGGDNRGEVAILEAGATVTRLGLNLQELAFDALVRIPETRIAAVLRVPPILVGLNSGLDKATYANYAEARRAFTQDTLVPLWRLFESEIEADLLPEFPRDGGMSVRHDLSRVASLQDDINGKWERVRKAYLAGLIKKNEGRRSIGYAAELDGDVYYTPPTAQVVQPAKRTLPSATPKALLMLPDGQIVNLDDDDGGEEHAYFRGGLRPAPGPRNAPRWRPREQNTADLEPIEAKIERAMQRYLRAEYRKAAEGVRDAAKAGELDPAVIDQLGLDLGPEVRRIMHRFYPQVMKPAFEDAEIALDVTIGFDVESKEVQQVLSDLADLVTRITETTRNDIRALIGMQAAEGWSIEQLAKELMKAGVTASTVRATMIARTETAAAYSRGSLLAYELSGVVDSVEWMATIDDLTCEDCKALNGTITKLGKAFSDGTQFPPRHPNCRCTLIPLLKK is encoded by the coding sequence ATGGCACCATCACGCTCCCGACCACGATTCTTTGCCCGCCTGCGCTACGGCATTGCGCGGATGTTGCTCAAGGCGCAATCCTTCTCGATCGTGCCGAGCTGGTTCACGCAGTCAGTATTGCAGCCGGCGTTTCGCTCACTGGTGCGCGACGGCTACCAGAAGTCATCCGCCTTCTTTGCATGCATTAGTACGCTGGCGTTCAGCTTCCCCGAGCCGCCACTCTACGTCTATGATGCCGAGGGTGAGGAAGGGCAGTCCATGCCCATGCACGGCCTGCGCAAGCTCCTGCGCAAGCCCATGCCGACGATGGGCGAAGCTGAGTTCAAGGCGACGGTCATCGTCTACCTGGCGCTCGGCGGCAACGCGTACCTCCACAAGCTGCGGAACAAGGCCGGCCAAGTCATACAACTGCGGCCCTACCACGCTGGGCACATCACCTGCGTGCCTGGTGGCGAGAACTGGATCTCGCACTACCTGTACAACCCAAACGGTACCGGCACGGTCGGGGTTATCCTTGACGACCTGACGCGCATCGAGCCGAATGATATCGTGCATCTCAAGTGGCCATCGGTTGACCCGGCGCAGCCCTGGCAGTCACAGCCGCCGATTCTCGCCGCCGCCGCCGAGGTCGATTCGGATGTCGAGGCCATCCGCTACATCTTCGCGCTGCTCAAGAACGACGCCATCCCGCGCACGGTCGTGACCGTGCCGGCCGAGCGACCACTCGACGACGAAGAGGTGCGGCGGATGAAAGAGCAGTGGCGGGAGCGCTATGGCGGCGACAACCGCGGCGAGGTAGCGATTCTCGAGGCCGGCGCCACTGTCACCCGCCTTGGCCTCAACCTGCAGGAACTGGCGTTCGATGCGCTCGTGCGCATCCCCGAGACGCGCATCGCGGCCGTGCTGCGCGTGCCGCCGATCCTTGTGGGGCTCAACAGCGGGCTCGATAAGGCGACCTACGCCAACTATGCCGAGGCGCGGCGGGCGTTCACGCAGGACACGCTCGTCCCGCTCTGGCGGCTCTTCGAGTCGGAGATTGAGGCTGACCTACTGCCCGAGTTCCCGCGCGACGGCGGGATGAGCGTGCGCCACGACCTCTCGCGCGTCGCCTCACTCCAAGATGACATCAACGGCAAGTGGGAGCGGGTGCGGAAGGCCTACCTGGCCGGCCTCATTAAGAAAAATGAGGGCCGGCGATCCATCGGCTACGCTGCCGAGCTGGACGGCGATGTGTATTACACGCCGCCGACTGCTCAGGTCGTTCAGCCTGCCAAGCGGACGCTTCCCAGTGCCACACCTAAGGCCCTGCTGATGCTGCCGGACGGGCAGATCGTCAACCTTGATGATGATGATGGTGGTGAAGAGCATGCGTACTTTCGTGGGGGCCTGAGGCCCGCGCCTGGGCCACGGAACGCGCCACGGTGGCGCCCGCGCGAGCAGAACACCGCCGACCTCGAACCAATCGAGGCCAAGATCGAGCGGGCGATGCAGCGCTACCTGCGCGCGGAGTACCGCAAGGCCGCCGAGGGCGTGCGCGACGCGGCGAAGGCCGGCGAGCTTGACCCGGCGGTGATCGACCAGCTGGGTCTTGACCTGGGGCCAGAGGTGCGGCGCATTATGCACCGCTTCTACCCGCAGGTGATGAAGCCGGCGTTTGAGGACGCCGAGATTGCGCTCGATGTGACCATCGGCTTCGATGTCGAGAGCAAAGAAGTGCAGCAGGTGCTCAGCGACCTGGCCGACCTGGTGACCCGCATCACCGAGACGACTCGCAACGATATTCGGGCGCTGATCGGGATGCAGGCGGCTGAGGGCTGGTCGATCGAGCAACTGGCGAAGGAGCTGATGAAGGCCGGCGTCACCGCATCGACCGTGCGCGCCACGATGATCGCCAGAACCGAGACCGCCGCCGCCTACTCGCGTGGCTCACTGCTGGCCTATGAGCTATCGGGTGTGGTCGACTCCGTGGAATGGATGGCCACCATCGATGATCTCACCTGCGAGGACTGCAAGGCGCTGAACGGCACCATCACGAAGCTGGGCAAGGCATTCAGCGACGGGACGCAGTTTCCACCTAGACATCCAAATTGCCGTTGCACGTTGATCCCGCTGCTGAAAAAGTAG
- a CDS encoding HK97 family phage prohead protease, translated as MNRELKVGPTHVKKIDGNLVTGIAAVMGNLDSYDDRIWPGSFTKTLRERYGKIYHLWQHDFDCPPIAQITELREVGRDELPPVVLQEAPEAMGGLLVTREYLPTPRAAEVLENLKAGVPLQMSFAYDAIKYDFEEKPGAKYEWERIRNLREVRLYETSDVLWGANDATVAAKGAFPIEVLIKHLAGRELPLDIIVENLGTRELPIEMLVKNLGDRALDLSVLVSHIERQAKAGRRNAADDLERINTIGTLAVELGATSVALTATDEGATESDSSKASGSRAGAPPLTAAAYAYRLKAAERRLALR; from the coding sequence ATGAACCGTGAACTCAAGGTCGGCCCCACGCACGTCAAGAAGATCGACGGCAACCTGGTCACCGGCATCGCGGCTGTTATGGGCAACCTCGACAGCTACGATGATCGGATCTGGCCTGGCTCATTCACCAAGACCCTGCGCGAGCGCTACGGCAAGATCTACCACCTCTGGCAGCACGACTTCGACTGCCCGCCGATCGCCCAGATCACCGAGCTGCGCGAGGTCGGGCGCGATGAGCTGCCGCCTGTCGTGCTGCAAGAGGCCCCCGAGGCAATGGGCGGCCTGCTCGTGACGCGGGAGTACCTTCCCACCCCCCGCGCCGCCGAGGTGCTCGAAAACCTCAAGGCCGGCGTGCCCCTCCAGATGAGCTTCGCCTACGACGCGATCAAATACGACTTTGAGGAGAAACCCGGCGCCAAGTATGAGTGGGAGCGCATCAGGAATCTGCGTGAAGTGCGCCTCTACGAGACATCCGATGTGCTCTGGGGCGCGAACGACGCGACCGTCGCCGCCAAGGGCGCGTTCCCGATTGAGGTGCTCATCAAGCACCTCGCCGGCCGCGAGCTGCCGCTCGATATCATCGTCGAGAATCTGGGCACGCGCGAGCTGCCGATCGAGATGCTGGTCAAGAACCTGGGCGATCGAGCACTCGACCTCTCGGTGCTGGTCAGCCATATCGAGCGCCAGGCCAAGGCTGGCCGTCGCAATGCGGCCGACGACCTGGAGCGCATCAACACCATTGGCACCCTCGCTGTCGAGCTAGGCGCCACCTCGGTCGCGCTGACAGCGACCGACGAGGGCGCAACCGAAAGCGACTCATCCAAGGCATCGGGCAGCCGAGCCGGCGCACCGCCACTCACTGCTGCGGCCTATGCATATCGGCTGAAGGCCGCAGAGCGACGGCTCGCGCTGCGGTAG
- a CDS encoding phage major capsid protein produces MLQAQIQAKYNEATEVYGRAKAILDEYDKKEMPAEKSTEVDTLFEQFDRLTGEAKRLEGAARREREMAEINTPQNGLDTPKGMPAPGQATQQNEDAAALKAWNRALKVGPRGLTNGELKALRADTDEAGGFLVAPSRS; encoded by the coding sequence ATGCTACAGGCACAGATCCAGGCGAAATACAACGAGGCCACCGAGGTCTATGGCCGTGCGAAGGCCATCCTCGACGAGTACGACAAGAAGGAGATGCCCGCTGAGAAGTCTACCGAGGTTGATACGCTCTTCGAGCAGTTCGACCGACTGACCGGCGAGGCCAAGCGCCTTGAGGGCGCGGCGCGGCGCGAGCGCGAGATGGCCGAGATCAATACGCCGCAGAATGGGCTGGATACGCCCAAGGGCATGCCCGCGCCGGGCCAAGCCACCCAGCAAAACGAGGACGCCGCAGCGCTCAAGGCGTGGAACCGGGCGCTCAAAGTCGGGCCGCGCGGCCTGACCAATGGCGAGCTCAAGGCACTCCGCGCCGACACCGACGAGGCCGGTGGATTCCTGGTGGCCCCAAGCAGGTCGTGA
- a CDS encoding phage major capsid protein, protein MTDLLKFVDDMVFIRTLATVYQLDKAESLGVIALDSDLNDATWTSEVATGNADTAEPFGGRELKPSPLAKRIKITRKLLRQSTINADALIRERLGVTFGYAEENGYLTGNGVNQPLGVYTLSNDGIGSARDTTAAAAAALAGDDFINTKFALKQAYWANARWLLSRPVLKATRKLKDSAGNYLWAPGLGPGGGLTSNLPPTLIDSPYDVSELAPSTIETGQYVAIIGDWKKGYWIAEALSLEIQVLTELYSETNEIGYIGRREVDGQPVLAEAFSRLQMA, encoded by the coding sequence GTGACCGACCTGCTGAAGTTCGTGGACGATATGGTGTTCATCCGCACGCTGGCCACCGTCTACCAGCTCGATAAGGCCGAGAGCCTGGGCGTGATCGCGCTCGACTCCGACCTGAACGACGCGACCTGGACCAGCGAGGTTGCGACGGGCAACGCTGATACGGCCGAACCCTTTGGTGGGCGCGAGCTGAAGCCCAGCCCGCTCGCGAAGCGCATCAAGATCACCCGCAAGCTTCTGCGCCAGTCGACCATCAACGCCGACGCGCTCATTCGTGAGCGCTTGGGCGTGACGTTCGGCTACGCCGAGGAGAACGGCTACCTCACCGGCAATGGGGTCAACCAGCCGCTTGGCGTGTACACGCTCTCGAACGACGGCATCGGCAGTGCGCGCGATACCACGGCTGCTGCGGCGGCGGCGCTCGCCGGTGACGACTTCATTAATACCAAGTTCGCCCTGAAGCAGGCCTACTGGGCCAACGCGCGGTGGCTGCTCAGCCGGCCCGTGCTCAAGGCGACGCGCAAGCTCAAGGACTCGGCGGGTAACTACCTTTGGGCGCCGGGCCTCGGCCCAGGGGGCGGCCTGACCAGCAACCTGCCGCCGACGCTGATCGACTCGCCCTACGACGTGAGTGAGCTAGCGCCGAGCACCATCGAGACCGGCCAGTACGTGGCGATCATCGGCGACTGGAAGAAGGGCTACTGGATTGCCGAGGCGCTGAGTCTCGAGATTCAGGTGCTGACCGAGCTCTACTCGGAAACCAATGAAATCGGCTACATCGGCCGGCGCGAGGTCGATGGCCAGCCGGTGCTGGCCGAGGCCTTCTCGCGTCTGCAGATGGCCTAA
- a CDS encoding HK97 gp10 family phage protein — translation MSGVFHTFDLIVGILNPAHLQALQKEFLQRVVLTVEANVKAVTPVRTGHLRRSISGRVYKPTEGLIGTNVVYAPIVHRRNPYMEIGLHNSEGQISNFLAELGGKWLEQ, via the coding sequence TTGAGCGGCGTCTTCCACACCTTCGACCTGATCGTCGGCATCCTCAACCCGGCGCACCTGCAGGCGCTCCAGAAAGAGTTCCTGCAGCGGGTGGTGCTGACGGTCGAGGCAAACGTGAAGGCGGTCACGCCCGTGCGCACCGGCCACCTGCGGCGCAGCATCAGCGGGCGGGTGTATAAGCCGACTGAGGGCCTGATCGGAACGAACGTAGTCTATGCGCCCATCGTGCATCGGCGCAACCCATATATGGAGATCGGCTTGCACAACAGCGAGGGGCAGATTTCCAACTTCCTGGCCGAGCTGGGCGGAAAGTGGCTTGAGCAATGA